Within the Pseudonocardia alni genome, the region GGTGGGGTCGTCGGACACGACTCTGTGCGACACCCTGATGGGTGATGGGGGCGAACGTAGCCGAGGAGAGAACTGGTACGGACGTCTCGGACCAGGACGTAGCCGAGACGTAACGCGACGGTGCCGCAGGGCGAGCGTCAGGTCACCGGCGGTCGTGTGTCGCGGTGCAGACAGGTCAGCTTCGCGGTGCAGACGCGACGGCCGTCGTCGTCGACGAGGACGATCTCGGTGGTCGACGTGGACCGTCCGACATGGATCGGCCGCGCGGTCCCGGTGACCCAGCCCGACGTGGCGGAACGGTGGTGGGTGCAGGCCAGCTCCAGCCCGACCGGGAACCGCTCGGGCAGCGCGTGCAGCGCGGACAGGGTCGACCCGAGGGTCTCGGCGAGGACGCCGCTGGCGCCGCCGTGGAGCAGCCCGTAGGGCTGGCGGTTGCCCGCGACGGGCATTCGGCCGACGACCTCGTCGAGGTCGGCCTCGAGGATCTCGATGCCCATCCGGTCGGTGAGCTGCTCGTCGGCGTGCTCGGAGCTCAGCTCCGGCAGCTGGTCGGGGGTGATCGGCACCCGCCGACCCTACGACGCGCCGCCGCCCGGGACGACGTGGCGCCCCGTGGTCCCGGTCGCCGGTGCCCGCCACGACCCGGCCGCCGGCCGGGCGGAGTGGCTCGAGACGGTCCGGGCCGCCGGCCGTGCGGGTCTCGTCACACGGGAGGGGTGCGGCGGCGTGCATGCTTGCCCGCACGGACCCGTTCGCCGATCTTGGTCGGTGGAAAGCCGACCGAGGGAGACCCTATGGCGAACGACAGCAGGCCAACCGCGGCCCAGGCGTGGCAGATGATGCTGGAGGGCAACGGGCGCTGGCAGCGCGACGAGCGCGAGGATCCGCGACGGTCCGCCGAGGAGCGCGCCGCCGCCGTGGCGGGGCAGACCCCGGCCGCGATGATCCTGTCCTGCTCGGACTCCCGCGTCCCGGCGGAGCTGGTGTTCGACCTGGGGCTGGGAGACCTGTTCGTGGTGCGGACGGCCGGTCAGGTCGTCGACGACGCGGTGCTCGGCACGCTGGCGTTCGGCGCCGGGGCGCTGGGCATCCCGCTGCTGGTGGTGCTCGGCCACTCCCAGTGCGGTGCGGTGAAGGCGGCCGTGTCGGTCGCCGCCGGGCAGCCCGCGCCGGCGCCGTCGACGCTGGGTGCGCTGGTCGGCGACATCGTCCCGGTGTGCGAGGGCGAGGGCGAGGGCGCCGTGGCCGGCGCGGTCGACGCCAACGTCCGCCGGGTCGTCGCGCAGCTGACGTCCGACCCGTCGCTGTCGGGGGCGGTCTGCAACAACCACCTCACGATCATCGGTGCCCGCTACGACCTGGAGACCGGCGCGGTCCTCGAGGTCTGACGGCTCAGCCCGGCCGGTGGGTCACGAGGATCGCGGTGCCGGGGAACAGCGCGCCGCGCAGCGGCGACCACTGTCCCCACACCCGCTCGTGGCCCTCCGGCCACTCCGGCTCGACCAGGTCGTCGAGCACCAGGCCGGCGGCGACGACATCGCGCACCCGGTCGCCGAGCGTGCGGTGGTGCTCGACGTAGGTGGCCCGGCCGTCGCCGTCGACCTCCAGGTACGGGGTCCGGTCGAAGTAGGACTGGACGACGGTGAGCCCCTGCTCGCCGGGGTCGTCGGGGAAGACCCAGCGCATCGGGTGGTTCACCGCGAACACCCAGCGCCCGCCGGGACGCAGCACCCGGTGCACCTCGCGCATGACCCGACCCGGGTCGGCGACGAAGGGGATCGCCCCGAACGCCGAGCAGGCGTGGTCGAACGTGGCGTCGGCGAACGGCAGGTGCTCGGCGCCGGCCTGCACGAGCGGCACCGGCAGCCCGAGCGCGTCGTTCAGCCGGGCCGCGTGGCGCAGCATCCCGCCGGAGACGTCGAGCGCGACCGGGTGCGCCCCGCGGCGGGCCAGCCACCGGCTGCACGGGGCGGAGCCGGCGCCCACCTCCAGCACCCGCTTCCCGACCAGGTCCGCGGGCGGGCCGAGCAGGCCCGCCTCGTCCTCGTGCAGGTTCTCCGGGCACCAGACGAACGCCTCGTCGCCGATGTCGGAACCGTGCTCGGCCAGGTAGTCGTCGGCGTCGGCGTCCCACCAGCGGCGCCCGGCCGCCTCGGACTCGGCGCTGCCGACGCGGCGCCGGGCGACACCGGCGGTCCCCACGGTGTCCTCGGCGGAGAAGTACTCGTCGCGGCTGCTCATGACCACCCGATCGTCGCAAGCGCATGCGCTCCCGCGGATGGCGGACCCGCATTGCCGGGGGGTTTGCGGGCCGCGTAGCATTCTTCCCGCACCGTGGTCAACGTGTCGGCCGACCGCGCGGCGCCACTCCAGCGCCGATCTCGCGGATGTCCGTGCACCGATGTTCCCGACCACGGGAATCGACGCCAGAGGGTGACTGTTACAACGTCACAGCTACACGTACCAGAACCGGGGCGCGCTGCTGCAGCAGAGCCGACCGGGCCGACCATGCCAGAGAAATCCATCGGAGCACCTCACTACATGTCCACCGACACCACCGCCGCCCCGACCACGCCGCAGGTCGCTATCAACGACAT harbors:
- a CDS encoding PaaI family thioesterase, which translates into the protein MPITPDQLPELSSEHADEQLTDRMGIEILEADLDEVVGRMPVAGNRQPYGLLHGGASGVLAETLGSTLSALHALPERFPVGLELACTHHRSATSGWVTGTARPIHVGRSTSTTEIVLVDDDGRRVCTAKLTCLHRDTRPPVT
- a CDS encoding carbonic anhydrase; the protein is MANDSRPTAAQAWQMMLEGNGRWQRDEREDPRRSAEERAAAVAGQTPAAMILSCSDSRVPAELVFDLGLGDLFVVRTAGQVVDDAVLGTLAFGAGALGIPLLVVLGHSQCGAVKAAVSVAAGQPAPAPSTLGALVGDIVPVCEGEGEGAVAGAVDANVRRVVAQLTSDPSLSGAVCNNHLTIIGARYDLETGAVLEV
- a CDS encoding class I SAM-dependent methyltransferase, which gives rise to MSSRDEYFSAEDTVGTAGVARRRVGSAESEAAGRRWWDADADDYLAEHGSDIGDEAFVWCPENLHEDEAGLLGPPADLVGKRVLEVGAGSAPCSRWLARRGAHPVALDVSGGMLRHAARLNDALGLPVPLVQAGAEHLPFADATFDHACSAFGAIPFVADPGRVMREVHRVLRPGGRWVFAVNHPMRWVFPDDPGEQGLTVVQSYFDRTPYLEVDGDGRATYVEHHRTLGDRVRDVVAAGLVLDDLVEPEWPEGHERVWGQWSPLRGALFPGTAILVTHRPG